One window from the genome of Metabacillus flavus encodes:
- a CDS encoding Na+/H+ antiporter subunit A, protein MSLLHLAILLPFIMALFVPLFYKWFKNVHTGWFVLLLPVILFIYFFQYIKPVSSGSNTYSTANWIPSLGIQFTAYVDGLGLLFALLITGIGALVILYSIYYLSRAKEQLHTFYVYLLLFMGAMLGIVLSDNMIVLYTFWELTSLSSFLLIGYWHTREKSRYGALKSMLITVFGGLCMLGGIILLYLVTNTFSIREMVTQAPIIMDHPYFLPAMLLFLLGAFTKSAQFPFYIWLPDAMEAPTPVSAYLHSATMVKAGIYLTARFTPVFGLAPEWFWLVTGIGIITLAWGSFQAIKQTDLKAILAFSTVSQLGLIMSLLGAGSASLHFESLDNNMFSAAVVAAIFHLINHATFKGSLFMAAGIVDHETGTRDIRRLGGLMSFMPITFTIAVIGAFSMAGLPPFNGFLSKEMFFTSMIKLLEFDLFNVETWGILFPVLAWIASVFTFIYSMIIVFKTFTGKYQPEKLDKVPHEAPLGMLLSPIILASLVVLFGIFPNVLSFSIIEPATASILPYLLEDGEKFHVHISHWHGFSPELFMTLGVIALGTLLYIGLAKWRKVYRLLPEKLTLNKAYDASLRGLDKGSLRVQELYMTGFLRDYLGYIFAFFVLMTGWALFANSAFSFQIDGNAPIGVYEFVLAAVMVAGTVTVLFAKSRLTSIIALGSVGYGVALFFVFFRAPDLALTQLVIETVSVALFLLCFYYLPELQKREKLPFKLTNFLISLGVGTVVTLIALSANSQRVSETISSYFIENSYKEAGGKNMVNVILVDFRGFDTLFEITVLGIAALGIFAMVKLRLSKEEES, encoded by the coding sequence ATGTCATTGCTGCATTTAGCCATTCTTCTTCCTTTTATAATGGCTCTTTTTGTTCCATTGTTTTATAAATGGTTCAAAAATGTACATACTGGGTGGTTCGTGCTTCTCCTTCCGGTCATCCTTTTTATTTATTTCTTCCAATACATAAAACCGGTCAGCAGCGGCTCCAACACATACTCTACCGCGAATTGGATTCCTTCACTCGGAATTCAATTTACAGCCTATGTTGACGGACTTGGCCTTTTATTTGCCCTATTAATTACCGGAATCGGTGCACTTGTAATCCTCTATTCCATTTATTATCTGTCAAGAGCAAAGGAACAGCTTCATACGTTCTATGTATATCTGCTTCTGTTTATGGGCGCGATGCTCGGAATTGTTTTATCAGATAACATGATCGTACTGTATACATTCTGGGAATTAACGAGCCTTTCATCCTTCTTGCTCATTGGTTATTGGCATACTCGTGAAAAATCAAGATACGGTGCTCTTAAATCCATGCTGATTACAGTATTTGGCGGGCTTTGCATGCTGGGCGGCATCATCCTGCTTTATCTTGTGACTAATACATTCAGCATCAGGGAAATGGTCACACAGGCTCCTATTATAATGGACCATCCCTATTTTCTCCCTGCCATGCTGCTGTTTCTTCTAGGGGCTTTTACAAAATCCGCTCAGTTTCCATTTTACATATGGCTGCCTGATGCCATGGAGGCGCCAACTCCTGTCAGTGCGTACCTGCATTCAGCTACAATGGTTAAAGCCGGCATTTATTTGACTGCCAGGTTCACGCCTGTTTTCGGGCTCGCTCCAGAGTGGTTTTGGCTTGTAACAGGAATCGGAATCATTACCCTTGCCTGGGGTTCATTCCAAGCTATTAAACAGACTGATTTGAAAGCCATTCTTGCCTTTTCAACCGTCAGCCAGCTCGGTTTGATCATGTCCCTATTGGGTGCCGGCTCGGCTTCGCTTCATTTTGAGTCCTTGGATAATAACATGTTTTCTGCGGCAGTGGTGGCGGCGATCTTTCATTTGATCAACCATGCAACCTTTAAAGGGAGCTTATTTATGGCAGCCGGGATTGTGGATCATGAAACAGGCACAAGAGATATCCGCAGGCTTGGCGGTTTAATGAGCTTTATGCCGATCACTTTTACAATTGCTGTTATAGGAGCCTTTTCAATGGCAGGTCTTCCGCCATTCAATGGATTCCTGAGCAAAGAAATGTTTTTTACCAGTATGATTAAGCTTTTAGAATTTGATTTATTCAATGTAGAAACATGGGGCATTTTATTTCCCGTTTTAGCCTGGATCGCAAGTGTTTTCACATTCATCTACAGTATGATTATTGTGTTCAAGACGTTTACTGGAAAATATCAGCCGGAAAAATTAGATAAGGTACCACATGAAGCACCTCTTGGAATGCTTTTATCTCCGATTATTCTCGCGTCACTTGTAGTTTTATTCGGTATCTTTCCCAATGTGCTGTCTTTCAGCATTATTGAACCGGCAACAGCCTCCATCCTTCCATATTTATTGGAGGACGGGGAAAAGTTTCATGTTCATATCTCACACTGGCACGGGTTCAGCCCTGAGCTCTTTATGACACTCGGCGTCATTGCTCTTGGTACCCTTTTATACATAGGATTAGCCAAGTGGAGGAAGGTATACAGACTGTTACCGGAAAAGCTCACGCTGAATAAAGCCTACGATGCATCATTGAGAGGCTTGGATAAAGGATCTCTGAGAGTTCAAGAGCTTTATATGACCGGTTTTCTTCGGGACTATCTTGGTTACATTTTTGCATTTTTCGTTTTAATGACAGGATGGGCTCTGTTCGCTAACTCGGCATTTTCGTTTCAAATAGACGGCAATGCACCTATTGGTGTGTACGAATTCGTTTTGGCAGCAGTCATGGTTGCGGGTACTGTAACCGTTTTGTTTGCCAAATCAAGACTGACATCTATCATTGCCCTTGGATCAGTCGGCTACGGCGTAGCGCTGTTCTTCGTATTTTTCCGGGCACCTGACCTTGCATTAACACAGCTCGTAATCGAAACGGTTTCTGTGGCATTATTTCTGCTTTGCTTTTACTACCTTCCAGAACTGCAGAAGCGGGAAAAGCTTCCTTTTAAGCTGACAAACTTCCTGATTTCACTTGGAGTTGGAACGGTTGTCACACTTATTGCCCTTTCTGCAAACAGCCAGAGGGTTTCAGAAACCATCTCTTCCTATTTTATTGAAAATAGCTACAAAGAGGCTGGCGGCAAAAACATGGTCAATGTCATTCTAGTAGATTTCAGGGGCTTTGATACTCTGTTTGAAATAACTGTCCTGGGCATAGCCGCTCTTGGAATTTTTGCGATGGTAAAGCTGCGCCTGTCTAAGGAGGAAGAGTCATGA
- a CDS encoding Na(+)/H(+) antiporter subunit B — protein sequence MKRTNLKTNDLILQTVVKVVFFIIFIYSVYIFFAGHYTPGGGFVGGLMTSSAIVLLLLAYDVKTVASVIPVNFLKVAAAGLLVALGTGLASFLYGVPFLTHAHGPVHLPVFGEVEVASATAFDLGVYMVVVGVTMTIIQTIGETE from the coding sequence ATGAAGCGAACCAATTTGAAGACAAATGACCTGATATTGCAGACTGTCGTGAAAGTCGTCTTTTTTATCATTTTCATCTATTCCGTATACATATTTTTCGCTGGCCACTATACACCAGGAGGAGGATTTGTCGGAGGCCTCATGACTTCCTCTGCAATTGTCCTTTTGCTTTTGGCCTATGATGTGAAAACTGTCGCTTCAGTCATTCCGGTTAATTTTCTTAAAGTCGCAGCGGCTGGCCTGCTTGTCGCACTTGGGACAGGGCTTGCTTCCTTCTTATATGGAGTTCCGTTTTTGACACATGCGCATGGACCTGTTCATCTTCCTGTTTTCGGAGAGGTCGAGGTCGCCTCTGCAACGGCTTTTGACCTTGGAGTATATATGGTTGTTGTGGGCGTTACCATGACCATCATTCAAACGATTGGAGAGACTGAATAA
- a CDS encoding Na(+)/H(+) antiporter subunit C, giving the protein MEVMMSIVCGILFMAATYLMLSKSLLRIIIGTGLLSHGAHLLILTMGGLKGGAAPLLGEKAKSYVDPLPQALILTAIVISFGVTAFMLVLAYRSYQELGTDDMDHMRGTDSHE; this is encoded by the coding sequence ATGGAAGTGATGATGTCGATTGTATGCGGAATTTTATTTATGGCCGCCACTTATTTAATGCTCTCAAAGAGTTTGCTGAGGATCATTATTGGGACAGGGCTGCTCAGTCATGGTGCTCATTTGCTGATTTTAACGATGGGCGGGCTTAAAGGCGGGGCTGCCCCGCTTCTTGGGGAAAAAGCAAAATCGTACGTTGATCCGCTGCCGCAGGCACTGATCCTGACCGCCATTGTGATCAGTTTCGGAGTGACGGCCTTTATGCTCGTTCTTGCCTACCGGTCTTATCAGGAGCTTGGCACGGATGACATGGATCACATGAGAGGAACTGATTCACATGAGTAA
- a CDS encoding Na+/H+ antiporter subunit D, translating to MSNNLVMMPLIFPLIGGILLIFFNKKPIVQRILSTIFSIAALAVSCILVWTVHQNGIQIVEIGGWAPPYGITFVADMYASLLVLTTSIIGLTGVLYSFRTVGKEREYFFYYPAVQFLLAGVTGAFLTGDIFNLFVFFEVLLMASYVLMVLGGTKRQLRESIKYIAVNVFSSALFVITVAFLYAVTGTLNMADLSVKISESGQTGLLTVIAILFLIVFGMKGAIFPLYIWMPGSYQAPPAAVSALFGALLTKVGVYAITRVYTLIFIHDKAFTHGILAWLAALTILFGVIGAVAYWDVKKIVIYNIITAVGVILFGVAAANPAGIEGSIYYLLHDMIIKGALFFLAGIMISITGTSDLKKMGGLIGNYPLAGWMFFLSAIALAGIPPLSGFIGKLKVIQGGFEAGEYAISFVVLLSSLLVLYSVMKIFINGFWGETKPIQGNPSVKGMVYPAVILVALSAAFGLGTEFIAPFITQASETLLDPSIYIEAVLKEQ from the coding sequence ATGAGTAACAACCTTGTCATGATGCCGTTGATTTTCCCCTTAATAGGAGGCATTCTATTAATTTTCTTTAATAAAAAGCCGATAGTACAAAGAATTCTGAGCACTATTTTTTCCATAGCGGCTCTAGCCGTATCCTGCATTCTTGTTTGGACGGTTCACCAAAACGGAATTCAGATTGTGGAAATTGGAGGATGGGCACCGCCGTATGGCATTACCTTTGTTGCGGACATGTATGCCAGTCTGCTTGTCCTGACCACTAGTATTATAGGATTAACAGGGGTTTTGTATTCTTTCCGTACAGTTGGAAAAGAGCGGGAGTACTTTTTTTACTATCCTGCCGTACAGTTTTTACTTGCGGGAGTTACTGGGGCTTTTCTGACCGGAGATATATTTAACCTGTTTGTTTTTTTTGAGGTCCTGTTAATGGCTTCGTATGTTTTAATGGTTTTAGGCGGCACCAAAAGACAGCTCCGGGAATCCATAAAATACATTGCGGTAAATGTTTTCTCCTCCGCTCTATTCGTCATTACGGTAGCATTTCTTTATGCCGTTACAGGCACCCTTAATATGGCGGATTTGAGTGTGAAAATAAGCGAAAGCGGACAAACGGGATTACTGACCGTAATTGCAATATTATTTCTCATCGTGTTTGGGATGAAAGGCGCCATTTTCCCTCTGTACATCTGGATGCCCGGTTCCTATCAGGCCCCGCCCGCAGCGGTATCAGCCCTATTCGGGGCGCTGCTTACGAAAGTCGGAGTGTATGCAATTACGAGAGTATACACACTGATTTTTATTCATGATAAAGCCTTTACCCATGGAATTTTGGCATGGCTTGCTGCCCTCACAATCCTGTTCGGGGTTATCGGAGCAGTAGCCTATTGGGATGTTAAAAAAATTGTCATCTACAATATTATTACGGCTGTAGGAGTTATTCTTTTCGGGGTAGCTGCGGCTAACCCGGCAGGAATTGAGGGTTCAATTTACTATTTGCTTCACGATATGATTATCAAGGGTGCTCTGTTCTTCCTTGCTGGAATAATGATTAGTATTACCGGAACCTCTGATCTAAAGAAAATGGGAGGGCTGATAGGGAACTATCCGCTCGCCGGATGGATGTTCTTCCTGTCAGCCATTGCACTTGCTGGCATTCCTCCGCTAAGCGGATTTATCGGGAAGCTGAAAGTCATTCAAGGCGGTTTTGAGGCCGGTGAATATGCGATATCGTTTGTCGTTCTATTATCCAGTCTGCTCGTCCTCTATTCGGTTATGAAAATATTTATCAATGGCTTTTGGGGCGAAACAAAGCCCATTCAAGGGAATCCTTCCGTAAAAGGAATGGTGTATCCAGCAGTCATTCTGGTGGCGCTGTCTGCAGCATTCGGACTCGGAACAGAATTCATTGCCCCTTTTATTACACAGGCATCTGAGACTTTATTGGATCCATCTATTTATATTGAAGCCGTTTTAAAGGAGCAGTGA
- a CDS encoding Na+/H+ antiporter subunit E, giving the protein MAFQLLLNVFIAFLWMFLQNTYTLVTFAVGFLFGLLIIFGMRRFFSTRFYLYNVMAVFTLLSIFMKELIMANVSVLKIILTPKLKLTPGIFAYETELTKAWEITVLSNLITLTPGTLVVEISEDNKILYIHAMDISNEEDARKDIRDSFEKAIKEVSR; this is encoded by the coding sequence ATGGCTTTTCAGTTATTGCTGAATGTCTTTATTGCATTTTTGTGGATGTTTCTTCAGAATACATACACACTGGTTACTTTTGCAGTTGGATTTCTCTTCGGACTGCTGATTATTTTTGGAATGAGGCGTTTTTTTTCAACCCGGTTTTACCTTTACAATGTAATGGCAGTCTTTACTCTTCTTTCTATTTTTATGAAAGAGCTAATCATGGCGAATGTCTCAGTGTTAAAAATCATCCTTACTCCAAAGCTGAAACTCACTCCAGGAATATTCGCATATGAAACCGAGCTTACAAAAGCCTGGGAAATCACCGTCCTGTCTAATCTGATTACCTTAACACCAGGAACACTCGTAGTAGAGATTTCAGAAGACAACAAAATTCTTTACATTCATGCTATGGATATAAGCAATGAAGAAGATGCAAGAAAAGATATCCGGGATTCATTTGAAAAAGCGATCAAGGAGGTGAGCCGGTAA
- a CDS encoding Na(+)/H(+) antiporter subunit F1, whose translation MFDAIMKLSLLILAVSTLFYFYRLVKGPTVPDRVVALDAIGINLIGLTGVTSVMLKTSAFLDVILLLGILAFIGTVAFSKFLEKGEIIENDRNQ comes from the coding sequence ATGTTCGACGCAATAATGAAGCTGTCTTTACTAATTCTGGCTGTCTCCACTCTCTTTTATTTTTACCGCCTTGTGAAAGGCCCGACAGTTCCTGACCGGGTCGTGGCCCTTGATGCAATTGGTATTAACCTGATCGGACTGACAGGGGTCACCTCAGTCATGCTGAAAACAAGTGCCTTTTTAGATGTAATCCTATTGCTTGGGATTCTTGCATTTATCGGCACGGTGGCATTCTCCAAGTTCCTTGAGAAAGGAGAAATCATTGAAAATGACCGTAATCAGTGA
- the mnhG gene encoding monovalent cation/H(+) antiporter subunit G, whose translation MTVISEWIIGTLILLGALLCLIASIGVLRLPDVYTRNHAASKGATLGVMSLLLGVFLYFLLIQGHFNSRVLLGIVFVFITSPVAGHLIMRAAFNTKIPLWENSVQNDLQKKRDSEKKFNEN comes from the coding sequence ATGACCGTAATCAGTGAATGGATCATTGGCACTCTTATCCTTCTCGGTGCTCTGCTTTGTCTGATTGCCTCCATCGGTGTGCTGAGGCTGCCCGACGTTTACACCCGGAATCATGCAGCATCGAAAGGCGCAACCCTTGGTGTCATGAGTCTGCTGCTCGGAGTCTTTCTATACTTTCTCCTAATCCAGGGACATTTCAATTCAAGAGTACTGCTTGGAATTGTATTTGTATTTATTACTTCACCCGTTGCAGGCCATCTGATCATGCGGGCTGCTTTCAACACTAAAATTCCATTATGGGAAAATAGTGTTCAAAATGATTTGCAGAAGAAAAGGGATTCGGAGAAGAAATTTAATGAAAACTGA
- a CDS encoding DNA alkylation repair protein, with product MKTDYAEGLIELMKVHADSGNNAAMEAYMKNQFSFLGIKAPERKRLLTQYAAENGWPETNSELKVIVHRLFLSPYRECVYAGLDLLIKKKKLLKNSDLDFVMELIVTKPWWDTVDLLASHIAGYLIEQNPCLASQPDGWIKHESMWVKRTALLYQLKYKEKTNKAKLAEYICSMSDSNEFFIQKAIGWALREYSKTEPDWVITFTSAEELKPLSKREALKYVNRRIEKGAE from the coding sequence ATGAAAACTGATTACGCCGAGGGTCTTATTGAACTGATGAAGGTTCATGCCGATTCAGGAAATAATGCAGCAATGGAAGCATATATGAAAAATCAATTTTCGTTTCTCGGCATCAAGGCTCCTGAAAGAAAAAGACTCCTTACACAATATGCAGCGGAAAACGGTTGGCCTGAAACGAACAGCGAATTAAAAGTTATTGTTCATAGGCTGTTTTTATCTCCCTATAGGGAATGTGTATATGCAGGACTCGATTTGCTTATCAAAAAGAAGAAACTTCTGAAGAACAGCGATTTGGATTTTGTAATGGAATTAATCGTTACGAAGCCATGGTGGGATACAGTCGATCTTCTTGCTTCGCATATTGCCGGATACCTAATTGAACAGAATCCTTGTTTAGCATCTCAACCGGATGGCTGGATTAAACATGAATCGATGTGGGTGAAACGCACTGCCCTTCTATATCAGCTCAAGTACAAAGAAAAGACGAATAAAGCAAAGCTTGCTGAATATATTTGCAGCATGTCTGATTCTAATGAGTTTTTCATTCAAAAAGCAATCGGCTGGGCTCTAAGGGAATATTCTAAGACCGAACCTGACTGGGTAATCACATTTACCTCTGCCGAAGAACTAAAACCCTTAAGCAAACGGGAAGCATTGAAATATGTAAATAGAAGAATAGAAAAAGGAGCAGAGTAA
- a CDS encoding PaaI family thioesterase produces the protein MDITNTMIETLGIEIKEVSDQGVIAVMPVNERTRQPFGILHGGASVALAETAASIGAFHFIDQDTEICVGLEINANHIRSKKDGFVTARAVPFHKGKSTMVWDIKITDEEGQLICISRCTMAVIKKK, from the coding sequence ATGGATATCACGAATACAATGATTGAAACCTTAGGGATTGAAATAAAGGAGGTTTCTGATCAAGGTGTTATAGCGGTTATGCCTGTTAATGAGAGAACAAGACAGCCGTTCGGCATTTTGCATGGCGGTGCATCTGTTGCACTAGCTGAAACAGCAGCAAGCATAGGGGCTTTCCACTTCATTGACCAGGATACGGAGATTTGTGTAGGGCTTGAGATTAATGCCAATCACATCCGTTCCAAAAAAGACGGATTTGTCACTGCACGGGCGGTTCCTTTTCACAAAGGGAAATCGACGATGGTGTGGGACATTAAAATAACAGACGAAGAAGGACAGCTAATCTGCATCTCAAGATGTACGATGGCCGTCATCAAAAAGAAATAA
- a CDS encoding SIMPL domain-containing protein: protein MQYGGYMPVSGGQARDRKEYLMEVTGQGSAEASPDTAIIQLGIVTESQDVKSAQDENKVRLEKAVNALYRLGIDKENVQTISYNISPKYSFQDGKQTLEGYEVVNLLSVKTERLDQIGAIVDTAVNNGVNRVDRVQFKLENTKPYVEAALRDAVKQGYEKAVVLAQSYQVSLQSTPIKVVEVSKGFVPFEREGTALMAASAPTPVFPGSLTVTAEVLVHYRYG, encoded by the coding sequence ATGCAATACGGAGGATATATGCCTGTTTCAGGCGGCCAGGCGAGGGACCGAAAAGAATATTTAATGGAAGTGACCGGACAGGGCAGTGCGGAAGCAAGTCCTGATACAGCAATTATTCAGCTCGGAATCGTTACAGAATCACAGGATGTAAAATCGGCGCAGGATGAGAACAAGGTCCGGTTAGAAAAAGCCGTTAATGCTCTATACAGACTGGGAATTGATAAAGAAAATGTCCAGACGATATCGTATAATATCTCTCCTAAGTACTCCTTTCAGGACGGGAAACAAACGCTTGAAGGGTACGAAGTCGTTAATTTGCTCTCTGTTAAAACGGAGCGGCTTGATCAAATTGGAGCGATTGTTGATACTGCTGTTAATAATGGGGTGAACCGGGTTGACAGGGTTCAGTTTAAACTTGAAAACACAAAGCCTTATGTGGAAGCTGCATTAAGAGACGCCGTAAAACAGGGATATGAAAAGGCGGTTGTACTTGCTCAAAGCTACCAGGTATCTCTTCAGTCTACACCGATAAAAGTAGTAGAAGTGTCAAAAGGGTTTGTTCCCTTTGAGAGAGAGGGCACAGCTTTAATGGCAGCCTCAGCTCCAACTCCTGTTTTTCCAGGTTCCTTAACGGTTACTGCTGAAGTACTGGTTCACTATCGTTACGGGTAG
- a CDS encoding response regulator transcription factor, with amino-acid sequence MIHILVVDDHPAVREGTKAILEKDPEVTVDFMNPPFTLEAVEQMDFSAFDVVLMDLNLGDANGMELSRGIVEQKSDCKIILYTGYEVEDYFEEAIRMGIHGAINKAESKEKILAYIRHAIKGEIILPYGYLQSLLSQQKIKNSEQVLETDCLNEREKAILQEVEKGHTNQEIADNLHLSKRSIEYSLTSIFNKLNVGSRTEAVLIAKSESIID; translated from the coding sequence ATGATACATATTTTAGTAGTAGATGATCACCCGGCAGTCCGGGAGGGTACGAAAGCCATCTTAGAAAAGGATCCTGAGGTAACGGTTGATTTTATGAATCCTCCTTTTACACTCGAGGCAGTTGAGCAGATGGATTTCTCCGCTTTTGATGTGGTTTTAATGGATTTGAATTTAGGCGATGCAAATGGGATGGAATTATCCAGAGGGATTGTTGAGCAAAAATCGGATTGCAAGATCATTCTTTATACAGGGTATGAAGTGGAAGATTATTTTGAAGAAGCAATTCGCATGGGGATCCATGGGGCAATCAATAAAGCTGAGTCCAAAGAAAAGATTTTGGCATATATTCGTCACGCGATCAAAGGTGAAATCATTCTTCCTTATGGTTACCTGCAAAGCTTGCTATCTCAGCAGAAAATCAAGAATTCCGAGCAGGTTCTTGAGACGGACTGTCTGAATGAGAGGGAGAAAGCGATTTTGCAGGAGGTCGAGAAGGGGCATACCAATCAGGAAATTGCTGATAACCTCCATTTAAGCAAGCGCTCCATTGAATATAGCCTGACTTCTATTTTTAATAAACTTAATGTAGGCTCAAGAACCGAGGCTGTTTTAATTGCAAAGTCTGAATCAATTATTGATTAA
- a CDS encoding histidine kinase codes for MVFNNKKTYYITLIISCILVIYFSYITVKFPYIGAAAIPKSNGEFYVSEVEPKTWSEKNLMPGDLVLEINGKDPQLHSQTAKYGLLEQLESLKIKRGSEEINLKVSESVLYYQNLFLIVIPFTLFLLCMFCSYFIYKSNRKMNLQSASILIWFLFAISMAYLSTGGSSRGDLFGRFTNVSLFLLVPVTYLQFIYHYFKEIGVELFNKRFVYLAYGILFINVSIDVFRNITNTYVYATYTEVKALNLVSFLTLFILIFTLKIIGLRKVKLSEQKYFVKVLIITNVLAFSPFLILYILPFVIFNKHIFPPAALASFLLLIPFSLVYQFLATKIYDIEFLLGRFRYYGLLAILPTLITVFVALTLDNKTSVFYPIQLSIFIYLIMLVVFYLKEIFDFRFKLKRFSEKYNYQDSIFKYTSELRKASNLNQVITELKRTITDVLLVNKAFFLEVSKDNKVIAKDVNPNLDDIDFYKNECVNVISEIGKIKEVDRGFLINIGETDNRNYVLLCLSSINTPKLTRDEISWLKALSFYTNVSLENFLKIEELMNHLETVQKEGTNPSWLTKLFFSIEEKQRSNLAKDLHDSVLQDLISLKRQCEVALVELEAAPADLKDQLEDMNENMTKIIKTTRETCQELRPQLLYDLGLVKALNKLVTQYKEIADFEIRMNAGKFQPNTDLDVQLNLYRIIQELLTNANKHSHASNVLIMLVCIKDKIVLHYEDDGIGFDQNEISYSSESMGLSGITERVKALKGTLTIETSRGHGFKAVIEI; via the coding sequence ATGGTTTTCAACAACAAAAAGACCTACTATATAACTTTAATTATTAGTTGTATTTTAGTCATATATTTCTCTTATATAACTGTGAAATTCCCTTATATTGGGGCTGCTGCAATTCCAAAAAGTAATGGTGAATTTTATGTTAGTGAAGTAGAGCCAAAAACATGGTCTGAAAAAAATTTAATGCCTGGGGATCTTGTCCTTGAAATTAATGGAAAAGATCCTCAACTCCATTCTCAAACGGCTAAATATGGCTTACTTGAACAACTTGAATCTCTTAAAATTAAAAGAGGTTCTGAAGAAATTAATTTAAAGGTATCAGAATCTGTTCTGTATTATCAAAATTTATTTTTAATTGTCATTCCTTTTACGCTGTTTCTACTATGTATGTTTTGCAGTTATTTTATTTACAAATCAAATAGAAAAATGAACCTGCAATCTGCTTCTATACTCATCTGGTTCTTGTTCGCGATATCAATGGCATATTTAAGTACGGGTGGTTCGTCCAGGGGAGATTTATTTGGGCGATTTACTAATGTCTCTTTATTTCTGTTAGTTCCTGTTACTTATCTCCAATTTATATACCACTACTTTAAGGAAATTGGCGTAGAGTTATTTAATAAAAGATTTGTATACTTAGCTTATGGAATACTTTTTATAAATGTCTCAATAGACGTATTTAGAAATATTACAAATACTTATGTATACGCTACTTATACTGAGGTCAAGGCATTAAATTTAGTTTCTTTCCTTACTTTATTTATATTAATATTTACCCTTAAAATAATAGGATTAAGGAAAGTAAAACTTTCCGAACAGAAATATTTTGTGAAAGTCTTGATTATAACTAATGTGCTTGCGTTTTCACCTTTCTTAATATTATATATCTTGCCTTTTGTAATCTTTAACAAACATATTTTCCCACCGGCTGCACTAGCTTCTTTTTTGCTTCTAATACCGTTTTCTCTTGTATATCAATTTTTAGCTACAAAAATTTACGACATAGAATTTCTCCTAGGACGTTTTAGGTACTATGGCCTTTTAGCTATTTTGCCTACATTGATAACAGTTTTTGTAGCCCTTACTTTAGATAACAAAACAAGTGTCTTTTATCCAATACAATTATCTATTTTTATTTATTTAATTATGTTAGTTGTATTTTATCTCAAGGAAATTTTTGACTTTAGATTTAAGCTTAAAAGGTTTTCAGAAAAATATAATTATCAGGATAGCATATTTAAATATACAAGTGAATTAAGAAAAGCAAGCAATCTAAACCAGGTAATAACAGAACTTAAAAGAACTATTACAGACGTGCTATTGGTTAATAAAGCATTTTTTCTTGAAGTTAGCAAAGACAATAAGGTAATAGCAAAAGATGTTAATCCTAATTTAGATGATATTGATTTTTATAAGAATGAATGCGTTAATGTAATATCTGAAATTGGAAAAATAAAAGAAGTCGACCGTGGTTTTTTAATAAATATTGGTGAAACAGACAATCGAAATTACGTACTTCTCTGCCTCTCATCCATCAATACTCCAAAACTAACCAGAGATGAAATCTCATGGCTCAAAGCACTTTCCTTTTATACTAACGTGTCCCTTGAGAACTTCTTAAAGATTGAAGAACTCATGAACCATTTGGAGACCGTTCAAAAAGAAGGAACAAATCCTTCCTGGCTGACAAAACTCTTCTTTTCAATAGAAGAAAAACAGCGGTCGAACCTGGCGAAGGATTTGCATGATTCGGTTTTGCAGGATTTGATTTCTTTAAAGAGGCAGTGCGAAGTCGCGCTTGTGGAGCTTGAGGCTGCCCCAGCCGATTTGAAGGATCAGCTTGAGGATATGAATGAGAATATGACCAAGATTATTAAAACGACTAGAGAAACGTGTCAGGAGCTTCGTCCGCAGCTGCTGTATGATTTAGGCCTGGTAAAGGCTCTGAATAAACTTGTCACACAATATAAAGAAATTGCAGATTTTGAGATCCGGATGAATGCTGGGAAGTTCCAGCCTAATACGGATTTGGATGTGCAGCTGAACTTATATAGGATTATTCAGGAGCTGCTTACGAATGCGAATAAGCACTCACATGCGAGCAATGTCCTAATCATGCTTGTTTGCATTAAGGATAAAATTGTTCTGCATTATGAGGATGACGGAATTGGCTTCGATCAAAATGAGATTAGCTATAGTTCCGAAAGTATGGGACTTTCCGGTATAACCGAGCGTGTAAAAGCGTTAAAAGGCACGCTCACAATTGAGACTTCCAGAGGACATGGATTTAAAGCAGTAATTGAAATATAA